The following proteins come from a genomic window of Acomys russatus chromosome 17, mAcoRus1.1, whole genome shotgun sequence:
- the LOC127201310 gene encoding uncharacterized protein LOC127201310, translating to MGNPASRLGCLGERRSRSRTSPRTREDLSPSAVPQGPLPPGIPWAWWGSRAVQVTEVTETVVTETVVTEAVEMGPRGQRGQPFQIPLSPLDTLCSWLDGMEELQASQGPLAADATLAASQLREQELLLRLMRERAPHMEPRLQEPWSPSELYTQWHRLVQQAETRWRLLGQLVPAAQSFETACKALLGKLGPSEQLLAELQLGPKCLEESSQCLQEVCDGVVARAKDLERVLETGRRLAELLSSDQAQLVRQQLDGLQERVRQTESRIACAQQKLLRAQRTASSKPSPAAALEAQPELEGSASAQPELQDPKQLSVQLAQLAERLEQLAQWAETSSQAAAPTGTIWKQSLSSAMLQTDTYPLEGHWLEAREQDPGLKAIWEPAVQMLCGLAEQAAMKELRPARDWNPALQEFLWGQQTLAVSWLRSKGDTACGSTCHLGPLMDLLGYQAVMSSPSCERVHTLGKVLLLVSHLIEKLVLCPHRPSQAEPLGTKVVQAQSWVLKELPGALSLKHWTQASREISTLRSLNQGLPGDLGNRAKACLLEKIPEELNWRLWWAEAIQDNWSHRKPERSKRNQEERDQWVQLEQGHQVQDLVDSFLAAGEQDRGGQGWPCYPWGKCGPHYKLSTVTVPGLPSGQKQPHGVVKARNMEGTNMPVARGRPKVQGALMARGALMVRVGGGWAALDEFLVKNDPVRAKGRTSQKIHERFLCWTPSVTAPQVITLRLWASVRLGSSRPTSQKTGLPAGKGQRDPSSDQVKNPEQPTEEKP from the exons ATGGGAAACCCCGCGTCAAGGCTTGGCtgtctgggggagaggaggagccGCTCACGCACCAGCCCCAGGACCCGAGAGGATCTCTCGCCATCCGCAGTTCCTCAGGGCCCACTTCCACCAGGGATCCCCTGGGCCTGGTGGGGCTCCCGTGCTGTCCAGGTGACAGAGGTCACAGAGACAGTGGTGACAGAGACAGTAGTGACAGAGGCCGTGGAGATGGGGCCCCGTGGGCAAAGAGGGCAGCCATTCCAG ATACCTCTATCACCCCTGGACACACTATGCAGCTGGCTGGATGGCATGGAGGAGCTGCAGGCCTCACAAGGACCCCTGGCTGCAGATGCCACTTTGGCTGCTTCCCAGCTTCGGGAACAAGAG CTGCTCCTGCGGCTGATGAGGGAGCGTGCACCACACATGGAACCAAGATTGCAGGAGCCCTGGAGCCCTTCAGAGCTGTACACACAGTGGCACCGCCTGGTACAACAAGCAGAAACCAG GTGGAGGCTCCTGGGGCAGCTTGTCCCAGCAGCACAGAGCTTTGAAACAGCCTGCAAGGCTCTGCTGGGGAAGCTGGGCCCCAGTGAACAGCTACTGGCTGAGCTGCAGCTGGGGCCCAAGTGCCTTGAGGAATCTTCGCAGTGCCTCCAG GAGGTGTGTGATGGGGTTGTGGCACGTGCCAAAGACCTGGAAAGGGTTTTGGAGACTGGCAGGAGGCTGGCAGAGCTTCTCAGTA GTGACCAAGCTCAGCTGGTGCGACAGCAACTGGATGGACTCCAGGAGCGTGTAAGGCAGACCGAGTCACGGATTGCCTGTGCCCAGCAGAAGCTGCTGCGTGCTCAAAGGACAGCGTCCTCCAAGCCCTCACCAGCAGCAGCCCTGGAGGCCCAGCCGGAACTAGAGGGGTCTGCCTcagcacagccagagctccaAGATCCAAAGCAG CTGAGTGTCCAGCTTGCCCAGCTAGCAGAGCGGCTTGAACAGCTGGCACAGTGGGCAGAGACTTCTAGTCAGGCGGCAGCACCCACAGGGACCATCTGGAAACAGAGCCTCTCATCAG CCATGCTTCAGACAGATACGTACCCCCTGGAAGGGCACTGGTTAGAGGCTCGAGAGCAAGATCCGGGGCTGAAGGCCATATGGGAGCCAGCGGTGCAGATGTTGTGTGGCCTGGCAGAGCAGGCAGCCATGAAGGAGCTGAGGCCTGCCCGTGACTGGAACCCAGCCTTGCAG GAGTTCCTGTGGGGACAGCAAACCCTGGCCGTGTCATGGTTAAGGAGCAAAGGAGACACTGCCTGTGGGAGCACCTGTCACTTGGGCCCACTGATGGACCTGCTGGGCTACCAGGCTGTCATGTCTAGCCCCTCCTGTGAGAG GGTACACACCCTGGGAAAGGTGCTGCTGCTCGTGAGCCACCTAATAGAGAAGTTGGTCTTGTGCCCCCATAGGCCGAGCCAGGCTGAACCCTTGGGGACCAAG GTTGTACAAGCTCAAAGCTGGGTGCTAAAGGAGCTTCCTGGGGCCCTGAGCCTAAAGCACTGGACTCAAGCCTCAAGGGAGATAAGCACTCTGAGGAGTCTTAACCAGGGGCTGCCTGGGGATCTGGGGAATAGAGCTAAGGCTTGCCTCCTGGAGAAGATTCCAGAAGAACTGAACTGGAGGCTGTGGTGGGCAGAGGCCATCCAGGATAACTGGAGTCATAGGAAACCAGAGCGTAGCAAGAGGAACCAGGAGGAAAGGGACCAGTGGGTACAACTGGAACAGGGCCACCAGGTACAG GACCTTGTGGACAGCTTCCTGGCAGCTGGGGAGCAGGACAGAggtggacaaggctggccttgctATCCCTGGGGGAAATGTGGGCCTCACTACAAGCTCTCCACCGTGACGGTGCCAGGGCTCCCCAGTGGCCAGAAACAGCCACACGGCGTGGTCAAAGCAAGAAACATGGAAGGGACAAATATGCCAGTGGCCAGAGGCAGGCCCAAGGTCCAGGGAGCCTTG ATGGCACGAGGAGCCCTGATGGTTCGCGTTGGAGGTGGTTGGGCAGCTCTGGATGAGTTTCTGGTAAAAAATGACCCAGTTAGAG CAAAGGGGAGAACGAGCCAGAAGATCCATGAAAGGTTCCTGTGCTGGACTCCTAGTGTGACAGCCCCTCAGGTCATCActctgaggctctgggcctccgTCCGACTAGGCTCTAGCAGACCCACGTCTCAGAAG ACAGGGCTGCCAGCTGGCAAAGGACAGAGAGACCCTAGCTCCGACCAGGTCAAAAACCCAGAGCAGCCCACTGAGGAGAAACCGTGA